From Pseudobythopirellula maris:
CGGGTTGAGCATGTTCCAACGCTCGACTTCGACGGCGTCGCGCCGCAGCTCGTTGTAGCTCGTCACGCTCCAGACGTCCGAAGCCACGCCGTACTTCTCGGCCAAGATCTGCTGCGCGTCCAACACGCCGTGCAAGATCGAGCCCGAGCCGAACAGCTGCACCCGGTGGTCGCCCGATGAGTCCACGCTCCTCAGCTTGTACATGCCGCGGATGATGCCTTCTTCGACACCCTCGGGCATCTCCGGCATGGGAACGTTCTCGTTCTCGACCATCAGATAGTAAATCGCCGTTTCATTTTCGGCGTACAACTTTTTCAAGCCGTGCATCACGATCACGGCAATCTCATAGCCATAAGCTGGGTCGTAAGCCCGCACTGTGGGGAAGGCGATCGCGTTCACGAGGGAGTGGCCGTCTTGGTGCTGCAAGCCCTCGCCGTTGAGCGTCGTGCGGCCGGCGGTGCCGCCGATCAGGAAGCCTTTGGCCCGCATGTCGGCGGCGGCCCAGATCAGGTCGCCCACGCGCTGGAAGCCGAACATCGAGTAGTAGATGAACATCGGGATCATGTTCACGCCGTGCGAGCTGTAGGCGGTGCCGGCGGCGTTGAACGAGCTCATGCTGCCCGCCTCGGTGATGCCCTCTTCGAGGAGCTGGCCGTCTTGGGCCTCCTTGTAGTAGGCGATCTGGTCGGCGTCGACCGGCTCGTAGAGCTGCCCGGCGTGGGCGTAGATGCCGACCTGCCGGAACAGGCCTTCCATGCCGAACGTGCGTGACTCGTCGGGCACGATCGGCACAATGTACTTGCCAATTTGTTTGTCGCGGAGCAAGTCCTCTAGAAGCCTGACAAAAGCCATTGTGGTGGAGATCGTCTTGCCGTTGATCTTCTTGTCGAGAGTCTTTTGGAAGTCCGCCAGGGTCGGCACCTCCATCGGCACCGGGGCGCTGTTGCGTGCGGGGACCGAGCCGCCGAGCGCCTCGCGACGCTCCTTGAGGTACTTCATCTCCGGCGAGTCAGCCGGCGGCTTGTAGAACGGCGCCTCGGCCACCTTCTCGTCCGAGATCGGGATGCCGAACCGGCTGCGGAACTCGCGCAGCTCGTCCTCGTTGAGCTTCTTGTTGTTATGGGTCATGTTGCGACCCTCGCCCGCCTCGCCGAGGCCGTAGCCCTTGATCGTCTTGGCGATGACCACCGTCGGCTTGCCGTTCTTTTGGGTGATGGCCCGCTGGTAGGCGGCGAACACCTTCTCGGGGTCGTGCCCGCCACGACGCATCCGCTCGAGCTTCTCGTTCGAGAGGTTTTTGACGCGCTCCAGCAGCTCGGGGTACTTGCCGAAGAACTTCGAGCGGATGTACTCGCCTCCGGCGACGACGTACTTCTGGTACTCGCCGTCGACGACCTCCATCATGCGGCGCGCCAGCAGGCCGTCGTCGTCCGACTCGACGTACGGGTCCCAGTCGCCGCCCCAGATCACTTTGATCACGTTCCAGCCGGCGCCGCGGAACGTCCCCTCGAGTTCCTGGATGATCTTGCTGTTGCCGCGCACCGGCCCGTCGAGCCGTTGCAGGTTGCAGTTGATCACAAAGACCAAGTTCTCAAGCTTCTCGCGCGAGGCCAACGAGATGGCGCCCAGCGTCTCCGGCTCGTCGCACTCGCCGTCGCCCAGGAAGGCCCAGACGTGCTTCTTCGAGCAGTCCTTGATGCCGCGGTCCGTGAGGTACTCGTTGAACCGCGCCTGGTAGATCGCCATGATCGGCGCCAGGCCCATCGAGACCGTGGGAAATTCCCAGAAGTCGGGCATCAGCCACGGGTGGGGGTAGCTCGACAGCCCGCCCCCTTCGCTCAGCTCGCGGCGGAAGTTCACCAGGTTCTGCTCGTCGAGGCGCCCCTCGAGGAACGCCCGGCTGTACATGCCGGGGGCGGCGTGGCCTTGGTAGTAGACCTGGTCGCCGGAGTAGCCGTCTTCGCCGCGGCCCTTGAAGAAGTGGTTCTGCGCCACCTCGTACAGCGTGGCCGACGAGGCGAACGTGCTGATGTGCCCGCCGGGCGAAGCCGGGTCGCGGTTCGCGCGGGTGACCATCGCCATCGCGTTCCAGCGCACATAGCTCTTGATGCGCCGCTCGAGCTCGCGGTCGCCCGGGTAAGCGGGCTGCTCGCTGCGCGGGATCGTGTTGACGTACGGCGTGGTGGCCGTGAACGGCAGGTCGACGCCGTTGCGCACGGCGGCCGCCTCGAGCGCGGCCAAGAGCTCGCTCACGCGCTCGGGGCCCTTGCTCTCAAGGACGTAGTCGAGCGATTCGAGCCACTCGGCCGTCTCGGTCGGGTCCACGTCGTTCGGGATCGGCGAGTTCGGCGTTACGTCGGCGCTAGCCATGAAGGTTTCCCTTAGGAATGGGGGTAAGTCTCGCCCATTGGTCATTGGTGCTTGGTCATTGGTCATTCGTTGGTGTGAATGACCAATGACCAAATCCCAATGACCAATGGTTTGTTTGTAACGCGTTACTTTCTTTTCGGCCGGTAGACTTCCGTCGCCGTGCCCAAGTGCACTTCGCCGGCGAAGGCGACCGTTTCGCTCAGCGTCGGGTGCGGGTGGATTGTCTCGGCCACATCGCGCACCGTGCAGCCCATCTCGATCGCCAGCGTCGCCTCGGCGATCAGCTCGCCGGCGCCGGCGCCGACGATGCCGCAGCCCAGCACTCGGTCGGTCTCGGGATCAACGATCCACTTCGTCAGTCCGTCGGTGCGGCCGTTGGCGATCGCGCGGCCCGAGGCCTGCCAGGGGTACTGCGATACTTTAACCTTTCGGCCCGCCTTTTTCGCCTCGTCGGCAGTAAGTCCCGCCCAGGCGATCTCCGGGTCGGTGAACACGATGGCCGGCACGGCCTGGGCGTCGTAGGCGGCTGGTTCGCCGGCGAGCACCTCGGCCGCGATTTTGCCCTCGTACGCCGCCTTGTGCGCCAGCATCGGGTCGCCCGCCACGTCGCCGATCGCCATGATGTGCGGGTCGGCGGTGCGCTGCTGGGCGTCGACCTCCACAAAACCCCGCTCGTTCACCACCGCCCGGGTGTTCTCCAGCCCAAAGCCCTTGGAGACCGGCCAGCGGCCGATCGATACTAGCACCCGGTCGAACTCGACGGCGCCCGACAGGTCGGGCCCCTCGATCTGTACTTCGACCGTCTCGCCCAGGTCCTTGAGCCCCGCCACCTTGTGTCCCAAGTGAACCGCCTCGAACCGGGCGCGGATCCGCTTCTCAAGCGGCTTGACCAGGTCGCGGTCGGCGCCCGGCAGCAGGCCGTCGGTCATCTCCACCACCGTCACCTTCGAGCCGAGCTCCGAGTAAACGGTGCCCATCTCCAGGCCGATGTAGCCGCCGCCGATCACCAGCAGCCGCTCGGGGATGTCCTCAAGGGCCAGCGCCCCGGTCGAGTCGACCACCCGCGGCGAGCCGATGTCGAGGAACTTCGGCATCGCCGGCACGCTGCCGGTGGCCAGGATGCAGTGGTCGAACGTGAGCCGCTCGCTGTCGTAGGTCGACGGGTCGCCCC
This genomic window contains:
- the aceE gene encoding pyruvate dehydrogenase (acetyl-transferring), homodimeric type, with the translated sequence MASADVTPNSPIPNDVDPTETAEWLESLDYVLESKGPERVSELLAALEAAAVRNGVDLPFTATTPYVNTIPRSEQPAYPGDRELERRIKSYVRWNAMAMVTRANRDPASPGGHISTFASSATLYEVAQNHFFKGRGEDGYSGDQVYYQGHAAPGMYSRAFLEGRLDEQNLVNFRRELSEGGGLSSYPHPWLMPDFWEFPTVSMGLAPIMAIYQARFNEYLTDRGIKDCSKKHVWAFLGDGECDEPETLGAISLASREKLENLVFVINCNLQRLDGPVRGNSKIIQELEGTFRGAGWNVIKVIWGGDWDPYVESDDDGLLARRMMEVVDGEYQKYVVAGGEYIRSKFFGKYPELLERVKNLSNEKLERMRRGGHDPEKVFAAYQRAITQKNGKPTVVIAKTIKGYGLGEAGEGRNMTHNNKKLNEDELREFRSRFGIPISDEKVAEAPFYKPPADSPEMKYLKERREALGGSVPARNSAPVPMEVPTLADFQKTLDKKINGKTISTTMAFVRLLEDLLRDKQIGKYIVPIVPDESRTFGMEGLFRQVGIYAHAGQLYEPVDADQIAYYKEAQDGQLLEEGITEAGSMSSFNAAGTAYSSHGVNMIPMFIYYSMFGFQRVGDLIWAAADMRAKGFLIGGTAGRTTLNGEGLQHQDGHSLVNAIAFPTVRAYDPAYGYEIAVIVMHGLKKLYAENETAIYYLMVENENVPMPEMPEGVEEGIIRGMYKLRSVDSSGDHRVQLFGSGSILHGVLDAQQILAEKYGVASDVWSVTSYNELRRDAVEVERWNMLNPTSPKKKCYIEEALEGAEGPCIAASDYIRALPEQVAAWCPGGLFALGTDGMGRSESREALRRHFEVDKEFIVIGTLYKLAKTGKLEMSVVDGAINDLGVDRDKVFALYA
- the lpdA gene encoding dihydrolipoyl dehydrogenase, which encodes MHSQVVVLGGGPGGYAAAFLAADLGMEVAIVEADPRLGGTCLLRGCIPSKALLHVAKIISEAEEMAEWGVGFSKPSIDINKVRARKESVIEQLSGGLGKLAEARKVKKIHARGVFVNSTTLQLEGGDPSTYDSERLTFDHCILATGSVPAMPKFLDIGSPRVVDSTGALALEDIPERLLVIGGGYIGLEMGTVYSELGSKVTVVEMTDGLLPGADRDLVKPLEKRIRARFEAVHLGHKVAGLKDLGETVEVQIEGPDLSGAVEFDRVLVSIGRWPVSKGFGLENTRAVVNERGFVEVDAQQRTADPHIMAIGDVAGDPMLAHKAAYEGKIAAEVLAGEPAAYDAQAVPAIVFTDPEIAWAGLTADEAKKAGRKVKVSQYPWQASGRAIANGRTDGLTKWIVDPETDRVLGCGIVGAGAGELIAEATLAIEMGCTVRDVAETIHPHPTLSETVAFAGEVHLGTATEVYRPKRK